The genomic DNA TACATGCGCGTTCCCTTCGCCGACGTGGGCTGCTTCCACGTCCCCGACGGCCTGCGCGACGAGCAGGTCCTTTTTCTCTCCGACGCCGCTCCCACCGGCTACATGGGCGCCGACTTCTGTGACATCCAGCCGGGCGACATCGTGGCGGTATGGGGCTGCGGCGGCGTGGGGTTGATGGCCCAGCAGAGTGCTTTTTTGCTCGGGGCCGAGCGGGTCATCGCCATCGACCGTTTTCCCGAACGGTTGAAGATGGCGCACGACCATATCGGCTCGGAAACCATCAACTACGCCGAAACGCCCGACGTGCTCGCCATCCTTCAGGAGATGACGGGTGGGCGCGGTCCCGACGCCTGCATCGACGCGGTGGGGATGGAGGCGCACGGCACCGGGCCGGGGTACCTGTACGACAAGACTTTGCAGACGCTGCGCCTCGTGACCGACCGGGGGCAGGCGCTGCGGCAGGCGATCATGGCGGTCCGCAAGGGCGGCACGCTGTCCATCCTGGGCGTGTACGGCGTGATGGACAAGTTCCCTATCGGGGTGATCATGAACAAGGGCCTGACGGTGCGCACCGCCCAGCAGCACGGCCAGCACTACCTGCCCAGACTGCTGGAGCACGCGGTGAAGGGCGAACTCGACCCGTCCTACCTCGCCACGCACCACTTCTCGCTGGAGGACGGGCCGCGCGCCTACGACATGTTCAAGAAGAAGGAAGACGGCATCGTACGCGCCGTCTTCACCCCCTGACGGTCGGCAAGAGGCTGGGAGAGGAGTGGGGCCATGAACCGGTCTCGACACGGCCTCGGCAGAAGGACCATCACGGCGAGTTGAACCATCCCCAGATCGTTCTCAGCACAGTGCCCAGACCTCACGACTTCCCGGTCGCAGCGGCCATCAAGGAGAACGCCGAACTGCTCGGGCGGGCACCCCACCCCGAGAAGGGGGAGGGCATGGCGGCCAAGCTCCCCGGGGAGAGGAGGCCCCCAAGGGGAACAGACGGGACAGCGAGCGGTCGGCAGCCTGTTCAACGGCACCACAGGGATGCGTCCCCTGGAGCAGGAGGAACACCATGAAAGCA from Deinococcus sp. HSC-46F16 includes the following:
- a CDS encoding zinc-dependent alcohol dehydrogenase, with translation MRALCWEGVNDLRVQTVPDPEIVNPHDVILRITMSTTCGSDLHFIDGYVPSMLPGDVIGHEFTGVVEEVGPEVKNVKKGDRVVVPSFVACGDCWYCQHDLYSLCDNTNPNAELQAPLLGHPTGACFGYTHAFGGYAGSHAQYMRVPFADVGCFHVPDGLRDEQVLFLSDAAPTGYMGADFCDIQPGDIVAVWGCGGVGLMAQQSAFLLGAERVIAIDRFPERLKMAHDHIGSETINYAETPDVLAILQEMTGGRGPDACIDAVGMEAHGTGPGYLYDKTLQTLRLVTDRGQALRQAIMAVRKGGTLSILGVYGVMDKFPIGVIMNKGLTVRTAQQHGQHYLPRLLEHAVKGELDPSYLATHHFSLEDGPRAYDMFKKKEDGIVRAVFTP